Proteins encoded by one window of Salvia splendens isolate huo1 chromosome 5, SspV2, whole genome shotgun sequence:
- the LOC121802239 gene encoding probable polygalacturonase isoform X2 yields MKRLGILLLLVLSSNAAEYEGECKLGWPLVPRPHSVSVLEFGAVGDGITDNTLAFQNAIFYLKSFADKGGAQLYVPEGNWLIGCINLTSHLTIFLEKDAVILGSQDYSHWDVVEPLPSYGQGLEVPGQRYRSLISGQNLTDVVITGNNGTIDGQGSIWWEQLNSRSLNYSRPHIVELIGSNGIVVSNLTFLNAPSWNIHPVYCSNVLVQNITVYSPSYSPFTSGIVPDSSEHVCIENSNISVGHDAVVLKSGWDEYGMAYGKPTTNVHIRNVRLQSFAGSGVAFGSEMSGGISNILVEHIHVHDSQVGIELKTAVGRGGYMTDISISDALMDNVLQGIKATGHCNSHPDNKFDPQALPVVSDIRFKNILGSNITSAGKFFGIDRSPFTSICLSNVSFYLNSDPTASWKCLNVLGSSFDVSPMPCPELLSSASSSFLDCFVFQHPSSRVAYL; encoded by the exons ATGAAGAGGCTA GGAATTTTGCTTCTGCTCGTTTTATCGAGCAATGCTGCTGAGTATGAAGGGGAATGCAAGTTGGGTTGGCCGCTGGTTCCAAGGCCTCACAGCGTATCCGTCTTGGAATTTGGTGCAGTTGGAGATGGGATCACTGATAACACTCTAGCATTTCAGAATGCTATTTTCTATTTAAAGTCCTTTGCGGATAAGGGCGGTGCCCAACTCTATGTTCCAGAAGGAAACTGGCTCATCGGATGCATCAACCTCACGAGCCATCTTACGATTTTTCTGGAGAAAGACGCTGTTATTCTTGGCTCTCAG GACTATAGTCACTGGGATGTGGTCGAGCCCTTACCTTCGTATGGACAAGGCCTTGAAGTACCTGGTCAAAGGTACCGAAGCTTGATCAGTGGGCAAAATCTCACTGATGTTGTTATCACAG GCAATAATGGAACTATTGATGGGCAGGGTTCGATATGGTGGGAGCAACTCAATTCTCGTTCTTTAAACTACAGCCGGCCACATATTGTTGAACTTATTGGTTCAAATGGCATTGTTGTGTCGAACCTAACCTTCTTAAATGCGCCCTCTTGGAATATACACCCAGTTTATTGCAG TAATGTGCTAGTTCAAAACATAACCGTTTATTCTCCTTCCTATTCTCCATTCACGAGCGGGATAGTTCCAG ATTCCTCCGAGCATGTTTGCATCGAGAACAGCAACATTAGTGTTGGACACGACGCTGTGGTGCTGAAAAGTGGTTGGGACGAGTATGGAATGGCATATGGAAAACCTACCACGAACGTTCATATCCGGAATGTCCGCCTGCAATCCTTCGCAGGCTCAGGCGTCGCTTTTGGCAGTGAAATGTCAGGTGGGATTTCTAACATTTTGGTCGAGCATATCCACGTGCACGACTCCCAGGTAGGCATTGAGCTGAAGACAGCAGTCGGGAGAGGCGGCTACATGACTGACATCTCTATATCAGACGCTCTCATGGACAACGTGCTACAAGGGATCAAGGCAACAGGTCATTGCAATTCTCATCCAGACAATAAATTTGATCCTCAGGCGTTGCCGGTTGTTAGTGATATCAGATTCAAGAACATTCTTGGTTCGAACATCACTTCGGCTGGGAAGTTTTTTGGGATTGATCGATCGCCCTTTACCTCGATATGTCTGTCGAACGTTTCTTTCTACCTAAACTCCGACCCGACTGCGTCGTGGAAGTGCCTCAACGTCTTAGGCTCGTCTTTCGATGTCTCACCTATGCCTTGTCCTGAGCTTCTAAGCTCGGCTTCGAGTTCGTTTCTCGATTGTTTCGTTTTCCAACATCCTAGTAGTAGAGTTGCATATCTGTGA
- the LOC121802239 gene encoding probable polygalacturonase isoform X1 has translation MKRLVSTLQFLGGILLLLVLSSNAAEYEGECKLGWPLVPRPHSVSVLEFGAVGDGITDNTLAFQNAIFYLKSFADKGGAQLYVPEGNWLIGCINLTSHLTIFLEKDAVILGSQDYSHWDVVEPLPSYGQGLEVPGQRYRSLISGQNLTDVVITGNNGTIDGQGSIWWEQLNSRSLNYSRPHIVELIGSNGIVVSNLTFLNAPSWNIHPVYCSNVLVQNITVYSPSYSPFTSGIVPDSSEHVCIENSNISVGHDAVVLKSGWDEYGMAYGKPTTNVHIRNVRLQSFAGSGVAFGSEMSGGISNILVEHIHVHDSQVGIELKTAVGRGGYMTDISISDALMDNVLQGIKATGHCNSHPDNKFDPQALPVVSDIRFKNILGSNITSAGKFFGIDRSPFTSICLSNVSFYLNSDPTASWKCLNVLGSSFDVSPMPCPELLSSASSSFLDCFVFQHPSSRVAYL, from the exons ATGAAGAGGCTAGTAAGTACGTTACAGTTTTTGGGG GGAATTTTGCTTCTGCTCGTTTTATCGAGCAATGCTGCTGAGTATGAAGGGGAATGCAAGTTGGGTTGGCCGCTGGTTCCAAGGCCTCACAGCGTATCCGTCTTGGAATTTGGTGCAGTTGGAGATGGGATCACTGATAACACTCTAGCATTTCAGAATGCTATTTTCTATTTAAAGTCCTTTGCGGATAAGGGCGGTGCCCAACTCTATGTTCCAGAAGGAAACTGGCTCATCGGATGCATCAACCTCACGAGCCATCTTACGATTTTTCTGGAGAAAGACGCTGTTATTCTTGGCTCTCAG GACTATAGTCACTGGGATGTGGTCGAGCCCTTACCTTCGTATGGACAAGGCCTTGAAGTACCTGGTCAAAGGTACCGAAGCTTGATCAGTGGGCAAAATCTCACTGATGTTGTTATCACAG GCAATAATGGAACTATTGATGGGCAGGGTTCGATATGGTGGGAGCAACTCAATTCTCGTTCTTTAAACTACAGCCGGCCACATATTGTTGAACTTATTGGTTCAAATGGCATTGTTGTGTCGAACCTAACCTTCTTAAATGCGCCCTCTTGGAATATACACCCAGTTTATTGCAG TAATGTGCTAGTTCAAAACATAACCGTTTATTCTCCTTCCTATTCTCCATTCACGAGCGGGATAGTTCCAG ATTCCTCCGAGCATGTTTGCATCGAGAACAGCAACATTAGTGTTGGACACGACGCTGTGGTGCTGAAAAGTGGTTGGGACGAGTATGGAATGGCATATGGAAAACCTACCACGAACGTTCATATCCGGAATGTCCGCCTGCAATCCTTCGCAGGCTCAGGCGTCGCTTTTGGCAGTGAAATGTCAGGTGGGATTTCTAACATTTTGGTCGAGCATATCCACGTGCACGACTCCCAGGTAGGCATTGAGCTGAAGACAGCAGTCGGGAGAGGCGGCTACATGACTGACATCTCTATATCAGACGCTCTCATGGACAACGTGCTACAAGGGATCAAGGCAACAGGTCATTGCAATTCTCATCCAGACAATAAATTTGATCCTCAGGCGTTGCCGGTTGTTAGTGATATCAGATTCAAGAACATTCTTGGTTCGAACATCACTTCGGCTGGGAAGTTTTTTGGGATTGATCGATCGCCCTTTACCTCGATATGTCTGTCGAACGTTTCTTTCTACCTAAACTCCGACCCGACTGCGTCGTGGAAGTGCCTCAACGTCTTAGGCTCGTCTTTCGATGTCTCACCTATGCCTTGTCCTGAGCTTCTAAGCTCGGCTTCGAGTTCGTTTCTCGATTGTTTCGTTTTCCAACATCCTAGTAGTAGAGTTGCATATCTGTGA
- the LOC121802779 gene encoding vesicle-associated protein 1-2-like yields MKFNHYLSLYLISLLNLTLSELRITSKFFVILNVYVFSNTFSSQFVFVASLFETHKMSTGEFLNVDPVEMKFPFELKKQISCSLQVSNKTESHVAFKIKTTNPKKYCVRPNTGIVLPRSTCDIVVTMQAQKELPAEMQCKDKFLLQSVIAPAGTNPKDITAEMFNKDQGKVEECKLKVVYISPCQPPSPVAEEADEGGFSPCTNTMDNSGSDANSLTAKLTEGKAAAVQQGNKIRQELDVLKRDGKKSLGVSITLVIIIGVVGLVMGYLFKIKST; encoded by the exons ATGAAATTCAAccactatctctctctctatctcattTCCCTCCTCAACCTCACTCTCAGTGAATTGCGGATCACCTCCAAATTTTTTGTAATCTTGAATGTATATGTTTTTAGCAACACTTTCAGCTCACAATTTGTTTTTGTCGCTTCACTTTTTGAAACGCACAAAATGAGTACCGGCGAATTTCTCAACGTCGATCCGGTGGAGATGAAATTTCCAT TTGAGTTGAAGAAGCAGATATCTTGTTCTCTGCAAGTGTCGAATAAGACTGAAAGTCATGTCGCTTTTAAG ATTAAGACCACGAATCCGAAGAAATATTGTGTTCGGCCAAACACAGGGATCGTTTTGCCCCGTTCCACATGTGATATTGTTG TTACAATGCAAGCACAAAAAGAACTTCCAGCAGAAATGCAATGCAAGGACAAATTTTTGCTTCAGAGTGTAATTGCGCCCGCTGGTACAAATCCAAAAGACATCACTGCTGAAATG TTCAATAAGGATCAAGGAAAGGTGGAAGAGTGCAAGTTGAAGGTTGTGTATATCTCACCATGCCAACCGCCATCTCCAGTTGCTGAGGAAGCAGATGAGGGGGGCTTTTCACCTTGCACCAACACAATGGATAACAGCGGCAGTGAT gCAAACTCTCTTACTGCAAAATTGACCGAGGGAAAAGCTGCTGCAGTTCAACAGGGGAACAAAATTCGTCAGGAATTG GATGTGTTGAAGCGCGATGGCAAGAAAAGTTTAGGAGTATCCATCACCTTGGTTATCATTATTGGCGTGGTAGGTCTTGTTATGGGATACcttttcaaaatcaaaagcaCATGA
- the LOC121803472 gene encoding uncharacterized protein LOC121803472: MQCVYILPGWEGSAGDSRVLRDAVARQNGFRVPQGCYYLCDNAYTNCNGFLTPYKGVRYHLKEWGVGDAAPQDPKELFNMRHNKARNVIERAFVVLKMRWGILRSASFYPIQTQIRLIMACFFLHNFIRREMSTDPLEDSLAEDASTNLHDDNYVAQQYIDVVEPSQEWTALRDTMALNMWNSR; encoded by the exons ATGCAGTGTGTGTATATCCTACCTGGATGGGAGGGGTCCGCGGGGGATTCTCGTGTGCTAAGGGATGCGGTGGCCAGACAAAATGGCTTCAGAGTTCCCCAAG GTTGCTATTATTTATGCGACAATGCATACACTAACTGCAACGGCTTCTTAACTCCTTACAAAGGCGTCCGCTATCATCTCAAGGAATGGGGGGTCGGAGATGCAGCTCCACAAGATCCCAAAGAACTGTTTAACATGCGTCACAACAAGGCTAGGAATGTAATCGAACGAGCCTTTGTTGTGCTTAAGATGCGTTGGGGGATTTTGCGAAGTGCATCATTTTACCCAATTCAAACCCAGATCAGGCTGATCATGGCTTGTTTCTTTCTGCATAATTTCATTCGGCGTGAGATGAGTACTGATCCCTTAGAAGACTCCCTTGCAGAAGATGCTTCTACAAACCTTCATGATGACAATTATGTCGCACAACAATACATTGATGTTGTGGAACCTTCGCAAGAGTGGACTGCACTGCGTGATACCATGGCCCTGAACATGTGGAACAGTAGATAG
- the LOC121803301 gene encoding uncharacterized protein LOC121803301 isoform X3, which yields MLPDFPPWFFMTAQKELQSNTGIQFTEAEIKQRMDFMKLRYKTFKQVQTEGASWDVGAQYLRANDDVWEKIFKLARLYGLDNVKKEGETEVVVISDQTEKISDGEPSCYEK from the exons ATGCTCCCTGATTTTCCACCCTGGTTCTTCATGACAGCGCAAAAGGAGCTGCAGTCAAATACCGGAATCCAGTTCACTGAGGCGGAGATCAAGCAGCGTATGGATTTCATGAAACTTAGGTATAAAACATTCAAGCAGGTGCAGACTGAAGGAGCTTCTTGGGACGTCGGAGCACAATACTTGCGGGCCAACGATGATGTATGGGAAAAGATTTTCAAG CTCGCTCGCTTGTACGGATTGGACAATGTGAAGAAGGAAGGAGAAACTGAAGTCGTTGTCATCTCTGACCAGACAGAGAAGATCTCTGATGGTGAGCCAAGCTGTTACGAGAAGTGA
- the LOC121803301 gene encoding uncharacterized protein LOC121803301 isoform X1 — translation MLPDFPPWFFMTAQKELQSNTGIQFTEAEIKQRMDFMKLRYKTFKQVQTEGASWDVGAQYLRANDDVWEKIFKKTPFAGAYYHRDDPHFSKLARLYGLDNVKKEGETEVVVISDQTEKISDGEPSCYEK, via the exons ATGCTCCCTGATTTTCCACCCTGGTTCTTCATGACAGCGCAAAAGGAGCTGCAGTCAAATACCGGAATCCAGTTCACTGAGGCGGAGATCAAGCAGCGTATGGATTTCATGAAACTTAGGTATAAAACATTCAAGCAGGTGCAGACTGAAGGAGCTTCTTGGGACGTCGGAGCACAATACTTGCGGGCCAACGATGATGTATGGGAAAAGATTTTCAAG AAAACTCCATTCGCAGGGGCATACTACCACCGAGATGACCCCCATTTCTCGAAGCTCGCTCGCTTGTACGGATTGGACAATGTGAAGAAGGAAGGAGAAACTGAAGTCGTTGTCATCTCTGACCAGACAGAGAAGATCTCTGATGGTGAGCCAAGCTGTTACGAGAAGTGA
- the LOC121803301 gene encoding uncharacterized protein LOC121803301 isoform X2, with protein sequence MLPDFPPWFFMTAQKELQSNTGIQFTEAEIKQRMDFMKLRYKTFKQVQTEGASWDVGAQYLRANDDKTPFAGAYYHRDDPHFSKLARLYGLDNVKKEGETEVVVISDQTEKISDGEPSCYEK encoded by the exons ATGCTCCCTGATTTTCCACCCTGGTTCTTCATGACAGCGCAAAAGGAGCTGCAGTCAAATACCGGAATCCAGTTCACTGAGGCGGAGATCAAGCAGCGTATGGATTTCATGAAACTTAGGTATAAAACATTCAAGCAGGTGCAGACTGAAGGAGCTTCTTGGGACGTCGGAGCACAATACTTGCGGGCCAACGATGAT AAAACTCCATTCGCAGGGGCATACTACCACCGAGATGACCCCCATTTCTCGAAGCTCGCTCGCTTGTACGGATTGGACAATGTGAAGAAGGAAGGAGAAACTGAAGTCGTTGTCATCTCTGACCAGACAGAGAAGATCTCTGATGGTGAGCCAAGCTGTTACGAGAAGTGA